The DNA sequence TCACAAGCTCAAAGGTCATTAAAAGCTGAGCCATTCCTTCAAGGGCATAGTATTCTGTCTGCAATGGAACTAAAAGTTCTTTCGCTGCGCATAGTGCATTTACAGTTAGAAGCCCCAAAGAAGGAGGACAATCGAATATGATGTAATCATAATCTTCATCGACTTTCTCAATTAAATCTCTCAAATAGTACTCTCGACCGATCTTATCAATCAATTCAATCTCAGCACCTACCAAGTTCTGACTGGCAGGCATAAGAGAAAGAAACGGAATATCTGTTTGGTATATTGCGTCATTGACTCTGTCCGGTTCGAAAAGCACGGAATAAACATTTTCTCTTGAGTCACCTGGATAAAAACCCAGTCCGCTAGAACCGTTACCCTGAGGGTCACAATCCACGAGTAGGACTTTTTTCTCCATCACAGCCAAAGAGGCTGATAAATTGATGGACGTAGTTGTCTTACCTACTCCACCTTTCTGATTGGCTACTACTATTCTTTTTGCCACTTGAAACCACCTTGTTCATGAGATTTCAATTTTTTCATGTTTCACGTGAAACATTTATATTGATTTGACACAAAAACATCTTTGCCAAAGCTAGACTGAAAAAAAGTTTAAATCAAGGACACAGTGCAAGTTTACGGCCCCAATATAAAAATAATCATGCGAAGATCACATAAACAATAACAAATATAAGACTCTAAAATAATTTATAATTATATAATAAATCGAGCTTTGACAGCAAAAAAAAGGGCCGCAAAAAATGCGGCCCTTGAATTGGAAAAGATAAAATTAAACTTTATAATAATCTCTGTACCATTTCACGAATTTCTCAATTCCTTCTTCAACAGTGGTACAAGGCTTAAATCCAATGTCACTCATAAGGTTCTCAACGTTTGCATATGTTGAAGGGACATCTCCAGCCTGAAGAGGCATCATATTCTTTTCAGCTTTCTTTCCGATACAATCTTCAAGGACCTCAATATAACGCATAAGCTCAGTAGGCTGATTATTTCCTATGTTATAAATACGAAATGGAGCAGGACTTGTGCCGGGATCAGGAGCATCACCAGACCAATCTAGATTAGGTGTGGCTGGCTTCTTTAATACTCGGACGACCCCTTCAACAATATCATCAATATATGTGAAATCACGAAGCATTTTACCATGGTTGAACACATTAATCGGCTCATCCGCAAAAATAGCTTTAGTAAAAAGGAATAAAGCCATATCTGGCCTTCCCCATGGACCGTATACAGTAAAAAATCTAAGCCCGGTTGTAGGGATATTAAAAAGATGACTGTATGAATGAGCCATCAATTCGTTAGATTTTTTAGTAGCTGCGTACATACTGATAGGGTGATCGACATTATCATGAACGCTGAATGGCATTGAAGTATTAAGCCCGTAAACGGAACTTGAAGATGCGTACACAAGATGCTCCACACCGTTATGACGACACCCTTCAAGAATATTCATATAGCCGACTACGTTGGAATCCACATAAGCCTGAGGATTTTCCAAAGAATAGCGGACGCCTGCCTGCGCAGCTAAGTTAACAACATGAGTAAACTTCTCTTCTTGAAAAAGTTTCTCCATAGCAGAGCGGTCTGCCATATCCATGTAAGCGAAAGTAAATTTATCATTACCTTCAATTTGCTTAAGACGATTTTTCTTAACATTTACATCATAGTAATCATTAAGGATATCGAGGCCAACTACTTCATGACCTTCAGAAAGAAGACGCTTTGAAAGGTGAAAGCCGATAAATCCGGCTGCCCCTGTTACTAAAACTTTCATTCTTTATTGCTCTCTTGGACGTTTTTTTCTATTACCTCCCCCCCGCCGGCAATCGGTGCCAATGCTTTTATTAAATCAAGGGGAAGCGGAATTATAGTGGAAGATTTACCTTCAGCAGACATCTCACGAAGTGTCTGCAAATATCTTAATTGCAAAGCTTCTGGGTGAGCTGAAATAATTGCTGCGGCTTGTGAAAGTTTTTCTGAAGCTTGGAATTCACCTAAAGCATTAATAACCTTAGCACGACGCTCACGCTCTGCTTCGGCCTGCTTAGCCATAGCCCTCTGCATTTCTTGTGGCAAATCAATATATTTAAGCTCAACAGTGCTAACCTTTATGCCCCATGGATCAGTATGAGTATCAAGAATTTCTTGGATTTCATTGTTTACTTTTTCACGCTGGGAAAGGATCTCGTCAAGCTCGACGCCTCCACATACGCTACGCAAGGTAGTTTGTGCAAGCTGAGAAGTGGCAAACATAAAATCTTCAACTTCTAAAATAGCCTTGATCGGGTCTGTTACACGAAAATATACAACAGCATTAACCTTGATACTAACGTTATCTCTAGTGATAACATCCTGATTAGGTACATCTAAGGTCATAATTCTCAGAGTAACTCTGGTCAGCTTATCAATCACGGGAATCAAGATTATCAGACCGGGACCTTTAGCTTTTATTACCCTTCCAAGCCTGAAAATCACACCTCGCTCATACTCGTTCAAGACTTTCAGAGAAGTGATCACAAAAAATATAGCAAAGAAAAGAATCGGTAATAGATAAGTCATATTGCCTCCATATTTAAAGGTTATGATCATGATATTCAATGACCTTTAAGGTCAGCCCTGTTATCTGAGTAACCCTTACTTTGGAACCACGCTCAAATATAACATTTTCATCTGAAACGGCATTCCATATTTCACCCCGAACACGCACCTTAAGACGGCCATTTTTAAAGCTTAGAACCTCGGCCTCTAATCCAATAAGGGATTCTATTCCAGAATGGAGTCTACCTCGTTGAGATTTTGTAACTAAATATATCAGCAACCCTGCAAGAAAAGAAAATGAAACAACTGTACCTATAATAATTTCAACTGGTATGCCCTGCATCTCAGCTCCTCTAAAAAGTATTAGAGAACCAACAAAAAGGCTGACAATTGCTGAAATACTCAACAGACCATAACTGATTATAAAGATCTCAAGTATAAACAGGACTCCGGACAGGAGAATTAAAAGTAAACCTGCGGCATTAGTAGGCAAAATAGACAAAGCATAAAGTGAAGTCAAAAAACAAAAACCTCCAACAACACCTGGAAAGATTGCTCCAGGATGAGACAATTCAAAAAATAATCCTAAAATACCGCCAATCAGCAGATAGTATGCAACTTGAGGGTCAAGCAGCCATGATAATACAGAATACCTCAATCCGGGTTTATAAGTTTCAACATGCAAATTTTTTTTAGAAAATCTAATCTTTTGTTCGTGAATTAAAACACCTTTTGCTCCTAGCTGCTCAAGAAAATCATCCTGCGATGTTGCCAAAAAATTTATCACATTTAAAGCTGCAGCCTCCTGAGCGTTCAAACTGACTCCATCCTCAACTGCCGAGGCATACCAATCATAATTACGGTCTCTCTTGCGCGCAATCCCCTTGATCAGACTGACCAGATCACTCTTGACCTTCTTGTTCATGGTCTTCGGAAGATCATCACC is a window from the Maridesulfovibrio zosterae DSM 11974 genome containing:
- a CDS encoding ParA family protein; the protein is MAKRIVVANQKGGVGKTTTSINLSASLAVMEKKVLLVDCDPQGNGSSGLGFYPGDSRENVYSVLFEPDRVNDAIYQTDIPFLSLMPASQNLVGAEIELIDKIGREYYLRDLIEKVDEDYDYIIFDCPPSLGLLTVNALCAAKELLVPLQTEYYALEGMAQLLMTFELVKKRLNPDLSVLGVVLTMYDRRNRLARQVKNEVRKAFPDRLFETIIPRNVRLSEAPSFGKPAISYDAKSNGALAYLNLAQEVVKKHAELDQQ
- a CDS encoding NAD-dependent epimerase, with protein sequence MKVLVTGAAGFIGFHLSKRLLSEGHEVVGLDILNDYYDVNVKKNRLKQIEGNDKFTFAYMDMADRSAMEKLFQEEKFTHVVNLAAQAGVRYSLENPQAYVDSNVVGYMNILEGCRHNGVEHLVYASSSSVYGLNTSMPFSVHDNVDHPISMYAATKKSNELMAHSYSHLFNIPTTGLRFFTVYGPWGRPDMALFLFTKAIFADEPINVFNHGKMLRDFTYIDDIVEGVVRVLKKPATPNLDWSGDAPDPGTSPAPFRIYNIGNNQPTELMRYIEVLEDCIGKKAEKNMMPLQAGDVPSTYANVENLMSDIGFKPCTTVEEGIEKFVKWYRDYYKV
- a CDS encoding slipin family protein, encoding MTYLLPILFFAIFFVITSLKVLNEYERGVIFRLGRVIKAKGPGLIILIPVIDKLTRVTLRIMTLDVPNQDVITRDNVSIKVNAVVYFRVTDPIKAILEVEDFMFATSQLAQTTLRSVCGGVELDEILSQREKVNNEIQEILDTHTDPWGIKVSTVELKYIDLPQEMQRAMAKQAEAERERRAKVINALGEFQASEKLSQAAAIISAHPEALQLRYLQTLREMSAEGKSSTIIPLPLDLIKALAPIAGGGEVIEKNVQESNKE
- a CDS encoding NfeD family protein; the encoded protein is MTCTYRIFRFLFFISITILLSSLHSFANEKFRVLSTEVVGSISPAQVSLLENIVEQAGDGDHDLILIRLDTPGGLSSSMRDMVKLIMNSEIPVCIWVGPDGAHAASAGAFLVAASQVAAMSPGTTLGAASPVTASGDDLPKTMNKKVKSDLVSLIKGIARKRDRNYDWYASAVEDGVSLNAQEAAALNVINFLATSQDDFLEQLGAKGVLIHEQKIRFSKKNLHVETYKPGLRYSVLSWLLDPQVAYYLLIGGILGLFFELSHPGAIFPGVVGGFCFLTSLYALSILPTNAAGLLLILLSGVLFILEIFIISYGLLSISAIVSLFVGSLILFRGAEMQGIPVEIIIGTVVSFSFLAGLLIYLVTKSQRGRLHSGIESLIGLEAEVLSFKNGRLKVRVRGEIWNAVSDENVIFERGSKVRVTQITGLTLKVIEYHDHNL